From a region of the Atribacteraceae bacterium genome:
- the deoC gene encoding deoxyribose-phosphate aldolase, with the protein MNQQELIERITREVLNKLRNIPPEKAMDDDGSRRIPADGLSLAPADLASYIDHTLLKPDACLAMVEKLCEEAVQYRFFSVCVNPYWVSFCARKLRGTGVKVCTVAGFPLGASESRSKAFEARNAIENGADEIDMVINVGALKARDLKTVEEDLRAVRRACRSTTVSKAIIETSLLSDEEKVAVSQLIKKAELDFVKTSTGFAGGGATAHDVALIRRTIGPKMGIKASGGVRTYEDARLLIAAGATRLGTSAGVKIVSG; encoded by the coding sequence ATGAACCAACAAGAGTTGATCGAACGGATTACCCGGGAAGTACTCAATAAGCTCCGGAATATTCCTCCGGAGAAAGCCATGGACGATGACGGGTCCCGCCGAATACCGGCAGACGGCCTATCGCTGGCCCCGGCAGACCTCGCCTCCTATATCGACCATACCCTCCTGAAACCCGACGCCTGTCTTGCGATGGTCGAGAAGCTTTGCGAGGAGGCCGTACAGTACCGTTTTTTCTCGGTTTGTGTCAATCCTTACTGGGTTTCTTTTTGCGCCAGAAAACTGCGGGGTACGGGTGTGAAAGTCTGTACGGTAGCCGGGTTCCCCCTGGGAGCCAGCGAGAGCCGGAGCAAGGCCTTTGAAGCACGCAACGCCATAGAAAACGGAGCGGATGAAATTGACATGGTGATCAATGTGGGAGCCTTGAAAGCGCGGGATTTAAAAACGGTCGAGGAAGATCTGCGCGCAGTCAGGCGGGCCTGCCGTTCGACCACCGTCAGCAAGGCCATCATCGAGACCAGCCTCTTGTCCGATGAAGAGAAGGTGGCAGTATCACAGCTGATCAAGAAAGCGGAACTTGATTTTGTCAAAACCTCGACGGGATTCGCCGGTGGCGGGGCGACCGCTCACGACGTAGCCCTCATCCGCAGGACCATAGGCCCAAAGATGGGGATCAAGGCCAGCGGGGGGGTCCGCACCTATGAAGATGCCCGTTTGCTGATCGCTGCCGGGGCCACCCGGTTGGGAACCAGTGCCGGCGTGAAGATTGTGAGTGGGTAA